In the genome of Candidatus Microbacterium phytovorans, one region contains:
- the glpK gene encoding glycerol kinase GlpK — MSSHVIALDQGTTSTRAIVFDASGSPVASAQREHEQIFPRAGRVEHDASEIWTNVQWVLAQALDDAGLEASQIAALGITNQRETVVVWDRHTGEPVHNALVWQDTRTQPAVDRLISARGVDAFADQTGLPLATYFSASKLAWLLDHVEGARAAAEAGDLLFGTPDSWVVWNLTGGADGGIHVTDVTNASRTLLMDLRTLDWSDELLEVWGVPRAMLPEIRSSSEVVGDVSVGELTGIPIAGILGDQQAATFGQTAFDASESKNTYGTGNFLLVGTGTELVRSRAGLITTVAYRCGDEPARYALEGSIAVTGSLVQWLRDNLGIIRSSEEVESLAATVEDNGGAYFVPAFSGLFAPYWRPDARGALVGLTRYVTKGHIARAALEATAFQTRDVIEAVQADSGHTLDELRVDGGMTRNDALMQFQADILGIPVVRPEVVETTALGAAYAAGLAVGVWRDRDELRTHWKEGARFEPKMDADERARRYRQWKKAVTKSIDWVDEDARILMGTTE; from the coding sequence ATGTCCAGCCATGTGATCGCGCTCGACCAGGGAACGACGTCGACGCGGGCTATCGTGTTCGACGCCTCGGGGTCACCGGTGGCCTCGGCGCAACGCGAGCACGAGCAGATCTTCCCGCGGGCGGGGAGGGTCGAGCACGACGCGTCGGAGATCTGGACCAACGTCCAGTGGGTGCTCGCGCAGGCGCTCGACGACGCCGGGCTGGAGGCCTCGCAGATCGCGGCCCTCGGCATCACCAACCAGCGCGAGACGGTGGTCGTCTGGGACCGGCACACGGGCGAACCGGTGCACAACGCGCTCGTCTGGCAGGACACCCGCACCCAGCCCGCGGTCGACAGGCTCATCTCCGCGCGCGGTGTCGACGCGTTCGCCGACCAGACCGGCCTTCCGCTCGCGACCTACTTCTCCGCGTCGAAGCTCGCATGGCTCCTCGACCACGTCGAGGGTGCACGTGCGGCGGCCGAAGCCGGCGATCTCCTCTTCGGCACCCCCGACAGCTGGGTCGTGTGGAACCTCACGGGCGGAGCGGACGGAGGCATCCACGTCACCGACGTCACGAACGCGAGCCGGACCCTCCTCATGGACCTTCGTACCCTCGACTGGTCCGACGAGCTCCTCGAGGTCTGGGGCGTGCCGCGCGCCATGCTGCCCGAGATCCGCTCCTCGTCGGAGGTGGTGGGCGACGTCTCCGTCGGTGAGCTCACCGGCATCCCCATCGCCGGCATCCTCGGCGATCAGCAGGCCGCGACGTTCGGACAGACCGCGTTCGACGCGAGCGAGTCGAAGAACACCTACGGCACGGGCAACTTCCTCCTCGTCGGCACGGGTACCGAACTCGTGCGTTCACGCGCCGGGCTCATCACGACCGTCGCCTACCGCTGCGGCGACGAGCCCGCCCGCTACGCGCTGGAAGGGTCGATCGCCGTCACCGGCTCTCTCGTGCAGTGGCTTCGCGACAACCTCGGCATCATCCGCAGTTCGGAAGAGGTCGAGTCGCTCGCCGCGACCGTCGAAGACAACGGCGGCGCCTACTTCGTCCCCGCCTTCTCCGGGCTCTTCGCCCCCTACTGGCGCCCCGACGCGCGCGGCGCTCTCGTCGGCCTCACCCGCTACGTCACGAAGGGCCACATCGCCCGCGCCGCGCTGGAGGCGACGGCCTTCCAGACCCGCGACGTCATCGAGGCCGTGCAGGCGGACTCGGGTCACACGCTCGACGAGCTGCGCGTCGACGGCGGCATGACCCGCAACGACGCCCTCATGCAGTTCCAGGCCGACATCCTCGGCATCCCCGTCGTGCGGCCCGAAGTGGTCGAGACGACGGCGCTCGGCGCGGCGTACGCCGCCGGGCTGGCCGTCGGCGTCTGGCGCGACCGCGACGAGCTGCGCACGCACTGGAAGGAGGGCGCACGGTTCGAGCCGAAGATGGATGCCGACGAGCGTGCCCGCCGCTACCGGCAGTGGAAGAAGGCCGTCACGAAGTCGATCGACTGGGTCGACGAGGATGCCCGCATCCTCATGGGCACCACGGAGTGA
- a CDS encoding Fpg/Nei family DNA glycosylase: MPEMPEVQGLVDFLDGRLRGRSVTKATVANIAALKTYDPPIDALKGATVTGARRHGKFIDIETDAGADAGVPHLIFHLAKAGWLRWYDELPGTVIRPGKTPIALRVGFDDGSGFDLTEAGTKKSLAVYAARRPGDVPGIARLGPDPLDPGFTRETLADLLAGRRTQIKGVLRDQSVVAGIGNAYSDEILHAAKMSPYALAATLADAEVDRLFAAIHDTLADAIATASGKPPAELKDAKRRGMAVHGRRGEACPVCGDEVRSVFFADNSLEYCATCQTGGKILADRRLSRLLK, encoded by the coding sequence ATGCCTGAGATGCCGGAGGTGCAAGGTCTCGTCGACTTCCTCGACGGGCGGCTGCGTGGCCGGTCGGTCACGAAGGCGACCGTGGCGAACATCGCCGCCTTGAAGACATACGACCCGCCCATCGACGCACTGAAGGGCGCGACGGTGACCGGAGCGCGCCGTCACGGCAAGTTCATCGACATCGAGACGGATGCCGGAGCCGACGCCGGCGTGCCGCACCTGATCTTCCACCTGGCGAAGGCGGGCTGGCTGCGCTGGTACGACGAGCTGCCGGGGACCGTCATCCGTCCGGGCAAGACGCCCATCGCCCTGCGCGTCGGCTTCGATGACGGCTCCGGTTTCGATCTCACCGAGGCGGGCACGAAGAAGTCACTCGCCGTCTACGCCGCGCGACGTCCGGGCGACGTGCCGGGCATCGCCCGCCTCGGTCCCGACCCGCTCGATCCCGGTTTCACGCGCGAGACCCTCGCCGATCTCCTGGCGGGCCGACGCACGCAGATCAAGGGCGTGCTGCGCGACCAGTCGGTCGTCGCCGGCATCGGCAACGCCTACTCCGACGAGATCCTGCATGCGGCGAAGATGTCGCCGTACGCCCTGGCGGCGACCCTCGCCGACGCCGAGGTGGACCGGCTGTTCGCGGCGATCCACGACACTCTCGCCGATGCGATCGCCACGGCATCCGGCAAGCCGCCGGCGGAGCTGAAAGACGCCAAGCGGCGCGGGATGGCGGTGCACGGCAGACGGGGCGAGGCGTGCCCCGTGTGCGGCGACGAGGTGCGGAGCGTGTTCTTCGCCGACAACAGCCTCGAGTACTGCGCGACGTGTCAGACGGGCGGGAAGATCCTCGCCGACCGCCGCCTGTCGCGGTTGCTCAAGTAG
- a CDS encoding GNAT family N-acetyltransferase — MQPVTLSTARLVLSVPTEEDIDAIFAACQDPDVQRYTTVPSPYRREHAEGFVEKTAAWWDAGSEATWAVRRDGVLAGMVGLHRLGRGHGELGYWMTAGARGQGLLTEAARAVIDWGFSPDGLGLARIEWRAVTGNIASARAARTLGFRYEGLLRQALLHSTGRRDDAWIAGLLPGDDRTPQDWPVLTA, encoded by the coding sequence ATGCAACCGGTCACTCTGTCCACCGCGCGGCTCGTGCTGTCCGTTCCGACGGAAGAGGACATCGACGCGATCTTCGCCGCGTGCCAGGACCCCGACGTGCAGCGCTACACGACCGTTCCGTCGCCCTACCGCCGGGAGCATGCGGAAGGTTTCGTGGAGAAGACTGCCGCCTGGTGGGATGCCGGTTCCGAGGCGACGTGGGCCGTCCGCCGTGACGGCGTGCTCGCGGGGATGGTGGGGCTCCACCGGCTCGGGCGCGGACACGGCGAGCTCGGGTACTGGATGACCGCCGGAGCCCGCGGCCAGGGGCTGCTGACCGAGGCGGCGCGCGCCGTCATCGACTGGGGGTTCTCCCCCGACGGCCTGGGCCTCGCTCGGATCGAGTGGCGCGCCGTCACCGGCAATATCGCGTCGGCGCGCGCCGCCCGCACCCTCGGGTTCCGCTACGAGGGCCTGCTGCGCCAGGCACTCCTCCACAGCACGGGACGCCGCGACGACGCATGGATCGCCGGGCTCCTTCCGGGCGACGACCGTACCCCGCAGGACTGGCCGGTCCTGACGGCCTGA
- the trpS gene encoding tryptophan--tRNA ligase, protein MQPSADSLQIGNYIGALMQWRDLQQAYDAFFSVVDLHALTQPNDPAELREKTRRTAAQYIAAGIEPSKSTLYVQSHVSAHAELQWILSTLTGFGEAGRMTQFKDKSQRYGTDATNVGLFTYPVLMAADILLYQTDIVPVGDDQKQHVELTRDLAERFNSRYGQAFTVPTPVIQKDTARIYDLQVPTAKMSKSAESDAGVLWLLDEPSASAKKIMRAVTDSEGSVRYDRENKPGVSNLLVIYAALSGRQIGSIEDEYAGRGYGDFKKGLADVVVNEFGPVRERALELLADPAELDRVLAANAARADEVADATLADVYDKVGLLRRV, encoded by the coding sequence ATGCAGCCCTCCGCCGACTCCCTCCAGATCGGCAACTACATCGGGGCGCTCATGCAGTGGCGCGACCTGCAGCAGGCGTACGACGCGTTCTTCTCCGTCGTCGACCTGCACGCGCTGACGCAGCCGAACGATCCGGCGGAGCTGCGCGAGAAGACGCGGCGCACCGCGGCGCAGTACATCGCGGCCGGTATCGAACCGTCGAAGTCGACCCTGTACGTGCAGTCGCACGTCTCTGCCCACGCCGAACTGCAGTGGATCCTGTCGACGCTGACCGGCTTCGGCGAGGCCGGGCGGATGACCCAGTTCAAGGACAAGTCGCAGCGGTACGGCACGGATGCCACCAACGTCGGCCTCTTCACGTATCCCGTGCTGATGGCCGCCGACATCCTGCTGTACCAGACCGATATCGTGCCCGTCGGCGATGACCAGAAGCAGCACGTCGAGCTGACGCGCGATCTCGCGGAGCGCTTCAACTCTCGCTACGGCCAGGCCTTCACCGTGCCCACGCCCGTCATCCAGAAGGACACGGCACGCATCTACGACCTTCAGGTGCCGACGGCGAAGATGTCGAAGTCGGCCGAATCGGATGCCGGTGTGCTCTGGCTGCTCGATGAGCCCTCGGCATCCGCCAAGAAGATCATGCGCGCCGTCACCGACTCGGAGGGCTCGGTGCGATACGACCGCGAGAACAAGCCGGGCGTGTCGAACCTGCTCGTGATCTACGCCGCCCTGTCGGGGCGCCAGATCGGATCGATCGAGGACGAGTATGCCGGTCGCGGCTACGGAGATTTCAAGAAGGGGCTGGCGGACGTGGTCGTGAACGAGTTCGGGCCCGTGCGGGAGCGCGCGCTCGAGCTGCTCGCCGACCCGGCCGAACTCGACCGGGTGCTGGCAGCGAACGCGGCGCGCGCCGACGAGGTGGCCGACGCGACCCTCGCCGACGTGTACGACAAGGTGGGTCTCCTCCGCCGCGTCTAA
- a CDS encoding exodeoxyribonuclease III, which yields MTRTLRIASVNVNGIRAAARKGMLPWLETADVDVLTLQEVRAEAADLAAALPGWHIVNDEALAKGRAGVAIAAREPLDIWRIDLAGADSELDTRGRWVEADIDIDGATITVVSAYVFTGEADTEKQVAKYAFLDAMERRMSTIGDLGIITGDLNVGHREFDIRNWRGNVKKAGFLPRERAYFDRFTGAVGTTVTGVDGSTGAGLGWVDVGRRWAGEVDGPFTWWSNRGKAFDNDTGWRIDYHLATPQLAERVVDYRVVRAPSWDTRWSDHAPVVADYRF from the coding sequence GTGACTCGCACGCTCCGCATCGCCTCCGTCAACGTCAACGGCATCCGTGCCGCCGCTCGCAAAGGCATGCTGCCCTGGCTCGAGACGGCCGACGTCGACGTGCTCACCCTCCAGGAGGTCCGCGCCGAAGCCGCCGATCTCGCCGCCGCGCTCCCCGGCTGGCACATCGTCAACGACGAGGCCCTCGCGAAGGGTCGGGCCGGGGTCGCGATCGCGGCGCGCGAGCCGCTCGACATCTGGCGGATCGACCTTGCAGGGGCCGACAGCGAGCTCGACACGCGCGGCCGGTGGGTGGAGGCCGACATCGACATCGACGGCGCCACGATCACCGTCGTCAGCGCCTACGTGTTCACGGGTGAGGCCGACACCGAGAAGCAGGTGGCGAAGTACGCGTTCCTCGATGCGATGGAACGGCGGATGAGCACGATCGGCGACCTCGGCATCATCACCGGCGATCTCAACGTCGGGCATCGAGAGTTCGACATCCGCAACTGGAGAGGCAACGTCAAGAAGGCCGGCTTCCTCCCCCGCGAACGGGCGTACTTCGACCGGTTCACGGGCGCGGTGGGCACGACGGTCACCGGGGTCGACGGGTCGACGGGAGCCGGACTCGGGTGGGTCGACGTCGGGCGACGCTGGGCCGGCGAGGTCGACGGGCCCTTCACATGGTGGTCCAACCGCGGCAAGGCGTTCGACAACGACACCGGCTGGAGGATCGACTACCACCTGGCGACGCCGCAGCTGGCAGAGCGGGTCGTCGACTATCGCGTCGTGCGCGCGCCGTCCTGGGACACCCGCTGGAGCGACCACGCCCCCGTCGTCGCCGACTACCGGTTCTGA
- a CDS encoding YihY/virulence factor BrkB family protein codes for MSDDRTDLWRERWEQSAIRERLDEPIERATELTRKTLAWFPIRVWRHFLRHNGFLLAAAISYQSIFTIFAVLYVAFAVVGLWLGGSASAIDGLVGLINSYIPGLIGTDGTGLVSQEAVAEIAGNASGVLAVTGAVAVGVAVWTAIGFVTFTRRAVRDIFGLPFDSRSYLLLKARDFVAAALFGGALLLGAGLGWVAGGAIDLLFRMFGGDLLPGWGNVASRLASLLIALVINTAALAGLIRLLTGTSLPWGRIWPGALFGGGALIVLQLGAGFLLYYTPANPLLATFSVFIGFLLWFRLVGIVILVAASWVAVSARDRDVPLVPVSEAERRAAEREALLVAARVRVREAHVARGAAPWWRRWAADRDVRRAEDELARIEADESISTSGPLARLDG; via the coding sequence GTGAGCGACGATCGCACCGATCTCTGGCGGGAGCGCTGGGAGCAGTCCGCCATCCGCGAGCGCCTCGACGAGCCCATCGAGCGCGCGACCGAGCTGACCCGGAAGACGCTCGCCTGGTTTCCGATCCGCGTGTGGCGTCACTTCCTGCGCCACAACGGATTCCTCCTGGCGGCGGCGATCAGCTACCAGTCGATCTTCACGATCTTCGCGGTGCTGTACGTCGCCTTCGCCGTCGTCGGGCTGTGGCTGGGCGGTAGCGCGTCCGCCATCGACGGGCTGGTCGGCCTCATCAACTCCTACATCCCAGGACTCATCGGCACCGACGGCACGGGTCTCGTCTCTCAAGAAGCCGTGGCGGAGATCGCCGGCAACGCCTCGGGCGTGCTGGCGGTCACGGGTGCCGTGGCGGTGGGCGTCGCCGTGTGGACCGCGATCGGCTTCGTGACCTTCACCCGGCGCGCCGTGCGCGACATCTTCGGGCTCCCCTTCGACAGCCGCAGCTACCTGCTGCTGAAGGCGCGCGACTTCGTCGCGGCGGCGCTCTTCGGCGGCGCCCTGCTCCTGGGCGCCGGCCTCGGCTGGGTCGCCGGTGGGGCGATCGACCTGCTGTTCCGGATGTTCGGCGGGGACCTGCTGCCCGGCTGGGGCAACGTCGCGAGCCGACTGGCATCCCTCCTCATCGCCCTCGTCATCAATACGGCCGCCCTCGCCGGACTCATCCGGCTGCTCACGGGTACATCGCTGCCCTGGGGGCGCATCTGGCCGGGCGCGCTGTTCGGCGGCGGTGCGCTCATCGTTCTCCAGCTCGGCGCGGGCTTCCTCCTGTACTACACGCCGGCCAACCCGCTCCTGGCGACGTTCTCGGTGTTCATCGGCTTCCTCCTGTGGTTCCGCCTCGTCGGGATCGTGATCCTCGTCGCGGCGTCGTGGGTCGCCGTTTCCGCGCGTGACCGCGACGTCCCCCTCGTGCCGGTGAGCGAGGCCGAACGCCGCGCCGCCGAGCGGGAGGCGCTCCTGGTCGCCGCCCGCGTGCGAGTGCGGGAAGCGCATGTGGCACGCGGCGCGGCACCGTGGTGGCGGCGCTGGGCAGCCGACCGCGACGTGCGCCGGGCGGAGGACGAGCTCGCTCGCATCGAAGCCGACGAGAGCATCTCGACGTCGGGGCCCCTCGCTAGGCTCGACGGGTGA
- a CDS encoding succinate dehydrogenase iron-sulfur subunit → MTLVADAPETANDTGIQSFLVTFIIRRFDPEVDSEPRWVDYDVELYSTDRVLDALHKIKWEVDGSLTFRRSCAHGICGSDAMRINGRNRLACKTLIKDLDISQPIYVEAIKGLPLEKDLVVDMEPFFASYREVQPFLISNSKPEPGKERIQSIVDREVFDDTTKCILCAACTSSCPVFWTDGQYFGPAAIVNAHRFIFDSRDDAGDVRLDILNDKEGVWRCRTTFNCTEACPRGIEVTKAIAEVKQAVLRGR, encoded by the coding sequence ATGACGCTCGTCGCCGATGCTCCGGAGACCGCGAACGACACCGGCATCCAGTCGTTCCTCGTCACCTTCATCATCCGCCGCTTCGACCCCGAGGTCGACAGCGAGCCGCGCTGGGTGGACTACGACGTCGAGCTCTACTCGACCGACCGCGTGCTCGACGCCCTCCACAAGATCAAATGGGAGGTCGACGGCTCGCTGACGTTCCGCCGCTCGTGCGCGCACGGCATCTGCGGTTCGGATGCCATGCGCATCAACGGCCGCAACCGCCTGGCCTGCAAGACGCTCATCAAGGACCTCGACATCTCGCAGCCGATCTACGTCGAGGCGATCAAGGGCCTGCCGCTGGAGAAGGACCTCGTCGTCGACATGGAGCCCTTCTTCGCGTCGTACCGCGAAGTGCAGCCGTTCCTCATCTCGAACTCGAAGCCAGAGCCGGGCAAGGAGCGCATCCAGTCCATCGTCGACCGCGAGGTCTTCGATGACACCACGAAGTGCATCCTCTGCGCCGCGTGCACGTCGTCGTGCCCGGTCTTCTGGACCGACGGACAGTACTTCGGTCCTGCCGCGATCGTCAACGCGCACCGCTTCATCTTCGACTCGCGCGACGACGCCGGCGATGTGCGACTCGACATCCTCAACGACAAGGAAGGCGTCTGGCGCTGCCGCACGACCTTCAACTGCACCGAGGCCTGCCCCCGCGGCATCGAGGTCACGAAGGCGATCGCCGAGGTCAAGCAAGCGGTGCTGCGCGGTCGCTGA
- the sdhA gene encoding succinate dehydrogenase flavoprotein subunit, translating to MTTAYPDAVVKDGVHYHQFDVVIVGAGGAGMRAAIEAGPGAKTAVISKLYPTRSHTGAAQGGMAAALANVEEDSWEWHTFDTVKGGDYLVDQDAAEILAKEAIDAVIDLENMGLPFNRTPEGKIDQRRFGGHTADHGKTPVRRACYAADRTGHMILQTLFQNCVKLGINFFNEFYVLDLITVGEGKDTQIAGVVAYELATGDLHVFQSKAVIFATGGFGKIFKTTSNAHTLTGDGVGVIWRKKLPLEDMEFFQFHPTGLAGLGILLTEGARGEGAILRNASGERFMERYAPTIKDLAPRDIVSRCMVQEVAEGRGAGPHRDYVLLDCTHLGAEVLETKLPDITEFARTYLGVDPVVEPVPVMPTAHYAMGGIPTNNDAQVLSDNTTVVPGLYAAGECACVSVHGSNRLGTNSLLDINVFGKRAGRHAVQYAQTADFVPLPEDPAAEVREMLEGLRHNPGTERIAVLRKTLQDEMDRKAQVFRTDESLGDVLTVIADLRERFKNVHVDDKGKRFNTDLLEAVELGFLLDIAEVVVVTARNRKESRGGHMRDDFPTRDDENYMQHTMAYLSGDPHSSHAEDHIRLDWKPVVFTKNEAGELRYPPLERKY from the coding sequence GTGACTACCGCGTACCCGGATGCCGTCGTGAAAGACGGCGTCCACTACCACCAGTTCGACGTCGTCATCGTGGGCGCCGGCGGCGCCGGCATGCGTGCCGCGATCGAGGCCGGCCCCGGCGCGAAGACCGCCGTCATCTCCAAGCTCTACCCGACGCGTTCCCACACGGGAGCCGCTCAGGGCGGCATGGCGGCGGCGCTGGCCAACGTCGAGGAGGACTCCTGGGAGTGGCACACCTTCGACACGGTCAAGGGCGGCGACTACCTCGTCGACCAGGATGCCGCAGAGATCCTCGCCAAGGAGGCCATCGACGCCGTCATCGACCTCGAGAACATGGGCCTCCCCTTCAACCGGACGCCCGAGGGCAAGATCGACCAGCGTCGCTTCGGCGGTCACACCGCCGACCACGGCAAGACTCCTGTCCGTCGCGCGTGCTACGCGGCCGACCGCACGGGCCACATGATCCTGCAGACGCTCTTCCAGAACTGCGTCAAGCTGGGCATCAACTTCTTCAACGAGTTCTACGTCCTCGACCTCATCACGGTCGGCGAGGGCAAGGACACGCAGATCGCCGGCGTCGTGGCCTACGAACTCGCCACCGGCGACCTCCACGTCTTCCAGTCGAAGGCCGTGATCTTCGCTACGGGCGGTTTCGGCAAGATCTTCAAGACCACCTCCAACGCCCACACCCTCACGGGCGACGGCGTCGGCGTGATCTGGCGCAAGAAGCTGCCGCTGGAGGACATGGAGTTCTTCCAGTTCCACCCGACCGGTCTCGCCGGCCTCGGCATCCTGCTGACCGAGGGCGCTCGCGGCGAGGGCGCGATCCTGCGCAACGCGTCGGGCGAACGGTTCATGGAGCGGTATGCACCGACGATCAAGGACCTGGCGCCGCGCGACATCGTGAGCCGGTGCATGGTCCAGGAGGTGGCCGAGGGCCGCGGCGCCGGTCCGCATCGCGACTACGTGCTGCTGGACTGCACGCACCTCGGCGCGGAGGTGCTCGAGACGAAACTCCCCGACATCACCGAATTCGCGCGCACCTACCTCGGTGTCGATCCCGTCGTCGAGCCCGTGCCCGTCATGCCCACCGCCCACTACGCGATGGGCGGCATCCCCACCAACAACGACGCGCAGGTGCTCAGCGACAACACGACGGTCGTCCCGGGCCTCTACGCGGCGGGCGAGTGCGCGTGCGTGTCGGTGCACGGATCGAACCGTCTCGGCACCAATTCGCTCTTGGACATCAACGTCTTCGGCAAGCGGGCCGGGCGCCACGCCGTGCAGTACGCGCAGACGGCCGACTTCGTGCCGCTGCCGGAAGACCCTGCCGCCGAGGTGCGCGAGATGCTCGAGGGGCTCCGGCACAACCCGGGCACCGAGCGCATCGCGGTGCTCCGCAAGACGCTGCAGGACGAGATGGACCGCAAGGCCCAGGTGTTCCGCACCGACGAGTCGCTGGGCGACGTGCTCACTGTGATCGCCGACCTGCGCGAGCGTTTCAAGAACGTCCACGTCGACGACAAGGGCAAGCGCTTCAACACCGACCTCCTCGAGGCCGTCGAGCTCGGGTTCCTCCTCGACATCGCCGAGGTCGTCGTCGTCACCGCGCGCAACCGCAAGGAGAGCCGCGGCGGCCACATGCGCGACGACTTCCCGACGCGCGACGACGAGAACTACATGCAGCACACGATGGCCTACCTGTCGGGCGACCCGCACTCGTCGCACGCCGAGGACCACATCCGCCTGGACTGGAAGCCGGTCGTCTTCACGAAGAACGAGGCCGGCGAACTGCGATACCCCCCGCTGGAGAGGAAGTACTGA
- a CDS encoding succinate dehydrogenase hydrophobic membrane anchor subunit: protein MSADTLAAPRSSAVRKKGANLEKWGWIYMRVSGVLLVVLIFGHLFVNLMLGEGIHGIDFAFVAGKFATPFWQWWDVLMLWLALIHGANGMRTIVNDYVTGPRVRTTLVWALWITAGFLILLGTLVVFTFDPCIPNLSDGSVLTEICKAS, encoded by the coding sequence ATGTCCGCCGACACCCTGGCCGCGCCCCGTAGCAGCGCCGTCCGCAAGAAGGGCGCCAACCTCGAGAAGTGGGGCTGGATCTACATGCGCGTCTCCGGCGTGCTCCTCGTGGTCCTGATCTTCGGTCACCTCTTCGTCAACCTCATGCTCGGCGAGGGCATCCACGGCATCGACTTCGCCTTCGTCGCCGGCAAGTTCGCCACGCCCTTCTGGCAGTGGTGGGACGTCCTCATGCTGTGGCTCGCCCTCATCCACGGCGCCAACGGCATGCGGACGATCGTCAACGACTACGTCACCGGCCCCCGCGTCCGCACGACCCTCGTCTGGGCCCTGTGGATCACCGCCGGCTTCCTCATCCTGCTCGGCACGCTCGTCGTCTTCACGTTCGACCCGTGCATCCCCAACCTCAGCGACGGCAGCGTCCTGACCGAGATCTGCAAGGCATCCTGA